GAGTTTTTCGGCAATGGACGATTTACCGCCACCAACAGGACCGAGAAGATACAAAATTTGTTTTGATTCTTCTAAGCCTTGAGCAGAATGCTTTAAATAAGCCACAATCTGTTCAATCGCGTCCTCCATACCATAAAAGTCTTTGAATGCGGGATAGCTTGCAATAACACGATTAGAAAAAATACGGCTTAAGACAGGATTTTTTGCTGTGTCGATAATCTGTGGTTCACCAATGGCCATTAATAAGCGTTCGGCAGCAGATACATAGGCACTTTTGTCTTGTTTACAAATATCAAGAAATTGCTCCAAGGTATATTCTTCGTCGCGTTTTTGTTGATATCGTTGTTGATAATGCTCAAAAATACCCATAATAACCCCCTCAAAACATGCAGTTGTATTACGTAAAACGCCTCTGTGGCTAACGCAATGGTTTAACTATATTACTGGACCAATTAGCGCAATATTAGGCTTTACGAGTAAAGTGTAGGACAGGGTAAATGACTTGGCGAAGTTTTAATGGAAAATAAATTAAATAAAAACAAAGACAAACAGTAGCATTTGCAATAGTTGCAAAAATAGAAGTGTGATGTGAGTCATACTTTGTGGCAAGAAAAGATTTAAAAAAAGGAGCCAAAAGGCTCCTTTAGTTTTTTGCAGCTAATGAAGATTAAGCAGCAAAGTTCTTGTTAACAAATTCCCAGTTAACAAGTTGCCAGAAGTGCGCTAAATACTCTGGACGTGCGTTACGGTAATCAACGTAGTAAGCATGTTCCCATACGTCTACAGTTAATAAAATAGTCACTGATTCATCTGTTAACGGTGTAGCAGCATTACTGGTGTTAACAATGGCTAATGAACCGTCAGCTTTTTTAACTAACCAAGTCCAAGCACTACCGAAGTTGTTGACTGCAGAATCGGTAAATTTAGCTTTGAATTCTTCAAAAGAACCAAAAGATGCATTGATAGCAGCAGCGATATCGCCAGTTGCTTCGCCGCCAGCGTTAGGCGCTAAACAGTTCCAGTAAAAAGTGTGGTTCCAAACTTGAGCGGCGTTGTTGAACATACCACCAGTTGAAGTTTTAACAACTTCTTCTAGCGTCTTGTTAGCAAATTCAGTTCCTTCAACTAAACCGTTTAGTTTTACCACGTAAGTGTTGTGATGCTTACCATAATGGAACTCAATGGTTTCTTGAGAAATGTGTGGTTCAAGTGCGTTCTTTGCATAAGGTAAA
The Shewanella vesiculosa DNA segment above includes these coding regions:
- the sodB gene encoding superoxide dismutase [Fe] yields the protein MAFELPALPYAKNALEPHISQETIEFHYGKHHNTYVVKLNGLVEGTEFANKTLEEVVKTSTGGMFNNAAQVWNHTFYWNCLAPNAGGEATGDIAAAINASFGSFEEFKAKFTDSAVNNFGSAWTWLVKKADGSLAIVNTSNAATPLTDESVTILLTVDVWEHAYYVDYRNARPEYLAHFWQLVNWEFVNKNFAA